In the Acidovorax sp. A79 genome, one interval contains:
- a CDS encoding polysaccharide deacetylase family protein, whose product MHSTPGINKTPLPVSPLGRLKIAITIDDMLLLRGVPMAPRHSVPSNIRAIISALKSHGVAGVYQFSNTAPIEDDANLLEVFDTWVESGHHVANHTHNHPPLNWLDADTYARDIEEAEKYLGRYINQAPRRCFRFCMDLWGDTACKCGAILDRLEDMGYTPVPVSIGFHDIRWNAAYCRVLKRGSPEEAAQIRRAYVASALHELRVHAANARAVFGRDPIHIWLIHGTSIAADCLEEILDCFRAAAVDFVSLDDAMGDPMNAEVPPRISPEFIFQVEKWALSLGVPVSDPIPSILDDIEELHPAPGEMQAEITLRMREHIASATGAKIQPIPLYPNQQH is encoded by the coding sequence ATGCATTCCACCCCCGGCATCAACAAGACTCCCCTGCCCGTTTCACCCCTGGGCCGACTGAAGATCGCGATCACGATCGACGACATGCTGCTGCTTCGAGGGGTGCCAATGGCTCCCAGGCACAGTGTGCCATCAAACATTCGCGCGATCATCTCCGCCTTGAAGTCGCATGGCGTGGCCGGGGTTTACCAGTTCTCCAACACCGCCCCGATCGAAGACGACGCGAACTTGCTGGAGGTTTTCGACACGTGGGTCGAGAGTGGCCATCATGTGGCCAACCACACGCACAACCACCCACCGCTCAACTGGTTGGACGCAGACACTTACGCCCGCGATATCGAAGAGGCAGAAAAGTACCTTGGCCGCTACATCAACCAGGCGCCAAGGCGCTGCTTCCGGTTCTGCATGGATCTGTGGGGCGACACCGCGTGCAAGTGCGGAGCCATCCTGGACAGGCTCGAGGACATGGGCTACACGCCGGTCCCGGTCAGCATCGGATTCCACGACATACGTTGGAATGCGGCGTACTGCCGGGTATTGAAACGCGGTTCGCCCGAGGAGGCGGCGCAGATACGTCGTGCCTATGTGGCCAGCGCGCTGCACGAGTTGCGTGTTCACGCGGCAAACGCGAGGGCGGTGTTCGGCCGCGACCCGATCCACATCTGGCTGATCCATGGCACGTCCATTGCCGCGGACTGCCTGGAGGAAATCCTGGACTGCTTTCGGGCCGCAGCAGTCGATTTTGTTTCGCTGGATGACGCCATGGGCGACCCCATGAACGCCGAGGTTCCTCCACGGATCAGTCCGGAATTCATCTTCCAGGTCGAGAAATGGGCACTTTCGCTGGGCGTCCCCGTCAGCGACCCCATCCCGTCAATCCTCGACGACATCGAAGAACTGCATCCCGCACCGGGCGAAATGCAGGCTGAGATCACCTTGCGGATGCGTGAGCACATCGCATCCGCCACGGGAGCCAAGATACAGCCGATCCCTCTTTACCCCAACCAGCAGCACTAA
- a CDS encoding enoyl-CoA hydratase: MQPTFFDPHTYDGVRYEHFTQDIVNIAMSRPAVRNAQNMEMTYALNAAFDRAAQDDAVKVIILSGDGDHFSAGHDMGGDHNRTWRDFRTVGTWAAFDGPGVEGLYGREKEIYLEMCERWRNLAKPTIAVVQGSCVAGGLMLAWCCDMIVAADDARFRDPTLEFGVAGVEFFMHPWELGSRKAKEWLMTGDWLTAQDAKQCGMVNQVFPAGALMESALNLAKKIANKGSFVLKAVKESVNHAQDVGARRNAMMHAFGLHQLSHHHNKQQWGLLVDPQGIHPALREKIRVRFNLQALPGTGDNRKS; the protein is encoded by the coding sequence ATGCAGCCCACATTCTTCGACCCCCACACATACGACGGCGTGCGCTACGAGCACTTCACGCAGGACATCGTGAACATCGCGATGTCGCGACCGGCCGTGCGCAACGCGCAGAACATGGAGATGACGTACGCGCTGAATGCAGCGTTCGACCGCGCCGCGCAGGATGACGCAGTGAAGGTCATCATCCTCTCAGGGGACGGCGATCACTTTTCGGCCGGCCATGACATGGGCGGCGACCACAACAGAACCTGGCGTGACTTCCGCACGGTGGGCACCTGGGCTGCATTCGACGGCCCGGGCGTCGAAGGCCTCTATGGAAGGGAAAAGGAGATCTACCTGGAGATGTGTGAACGCTGGCGCAACCTCGCCAAGCCGACGATCGCGGTGGTGCAAGGGTCTTGCGTGGCCGGCGGTCTCATGCTTGCCTGGTGCTGCGACATGATCGTCGCGGCTGACGATGCCCGGTTTCGCGATCCAACGCTCGAGTTTGGCGTCGCAGGCGTCGAGTTCTTCATGCATCCGTGGGAACTGGGTTCCCGCAAGGCAAAGGAATGGCTGATGACCGGTGACTGGCTGACCGCTCAAGATGCAAAGCAATGCGGGATGGTCAATCAGGTTTTCCCGGCGGGTGCGTTGATGGAAAGCGCGCTGAACCTCGCCAAGAAGATCGCCAACAAGGGGAGTTTCGTCCTCAAGGCAGTCAAGGAATCCGTGAACCATGCACAGGACGTCGGAGCGCGTCGCAATGCCATGATGCACGCATTCGGGCTGCACCAACTTTCGCACCACCACAACAAGCAGCAGTGGGGATTGCTGGTGGACCCTCAAGGAATCCATCCGGCTCTTCGCGAGAAAATCCGCGTCCGGTTCAATCTGCAGGCACTGCCTGGCACCGGCGACAACCGGAAATCCTGA
- a CDS encoding M24 family metallopeptidase, whose amino-acid sequence MPRLTTTVRDARTQAMQALMDRLRVDALVFTTADFFQYASNFQLDVWPWERPVFLFVPRHGAPFAVMNELSTHHLRFCLEKQSLWLDADRIHYYSEHPRITNRLPLPAQLPEVVAGLLHSNGLAGARLAVDLPHPVLALAQRHLPELVVRPSHGEMRALRWVKHAEELQIMRELGSLTDWAQDRYRELYKAGALVQVVDHTVAALMAEEAARRFPGEDFEIMKCWTLTGPASASPHGDGASCGARIAPGDTIVNFVLPRLNGYYVENERTWFCGAPSAQQVQCFETARAATDAAVAAARPGRRVCDMDAAALAVIEKAGLADHVFHRTGHAVGLMLHEYPEDMAFNTRALLADEVYSSEPGLYVYGLGGFRLDDTVVVGDEPEVLVKTPKDLAYATVG is encoded by the coding sequence ATGCCCCGCCTCACCACCACCGTGCGCGACGCCCGTACGCAAGCCATGCAGGCCCTGATGGACCGCTTGCGCGTTGATGCGTTGGTTTTCACCACTGCGGATTTCTTTCAGTATGCGAGCAACTTCCAGCTTGACGTCTGGCCCTGGGAGCGCCCGGTGTTCCTTTTTGTGCCGCGCCACGGCGCACCGTTCGCGGTGATGAACGAACTCTCCACCCACCACCTGCGCTTTTGCCTGGAAAAGCAGAGCTTGTGGCTGGACGCTGACCGCATTCACTACTACAGCGAGCACCCCCGCATCACGAACAGGCTGCCCTTGCCAGCGCAATTGCCCGAGGTGGTGGCCGGCCTGCTGCACTCGAACGGCTTGGCCGGTGCGCGGCTAGCGGTGGATCTCCCGCACCCGGTGCTGGCGCTGGCGCAGCGCCATTTGCCTGAGCTGGTGGTGCGCCCCTCCCACGGCGAGATGCGTGCGCTGCGATGGGTCAAGCATGCCGAGGAACTGCAGATCATGCGAGAACTCGGCAGTTTGACGGACTGGGCGCAGGACCGCTACCGCGAGCTCTACAAGGCCGGCGCCCTGGTCCAGGTAGTGGATCACACCGTGGCCGCGTTGATGGCAGAGGAAGCCGCGAGGCGGTTCCCCGGCGAGGATTTCGAAATCATGAAGTGCTGGACGTTGACCGGCCCCGCTTCGGCCTCGCCGCACGGCGATGGCGCTTCATGCGGCGCCCGCATTGCACCGGGCGACACCATCGTCAACTTCGTGCTGCCGCGCTTGAATGGCTACTACGTGGAGAACGAACGCACCTGGTTCTGCGGCGCGCCGAGCGCGCAGCAGGTGCAATGCTTCGAGACCGCGCGCGCCGCGACCGATGCCGCCGTCGCCGCCGCGCGCCCGGGCAGGCGCGTGTGCGACATGGACGCTGCGGCGCTGGCGGTGATCGAGAAGGCCGGACTGGCCGACCACGTGTTCCATCGCACGGGACATGCCGTGGGCCTGATGCTGCATGAGTACCCCGAGGACATGGCTTTCAATACGCGTGCGCTGCTGGCCGACGAGGTGTACTCATCAGAGCCCGGTCTCTATGTGTATGGCCTGGGCGGTTTCAGGCTCGATGACACGGTAGTGGTCGGTGATGAACCGGAGGTATTGGTGAAGACCCCCAAGGACCTCGCCTACGCCACAGTGGGCTAG